ATCCGCGCGCACTCCTCTTCGGCGCCTTCCCTCGTCGCGAACCGCTCGAACCCTTCGACGTCGATCGAGATAGGGAACGCCTGCACGTGGGTCACCCGCCCGCGATGCACCACCGTGCCCCGCTCCAGGTCCACTTCCGCCCCGAGGATCTCGTGGGCGCAGCGCAGGAAGTTCTCCACGAACTGCGGCACGTGCAGCCCCACGAGGTCGTTGGCCAACAGCCCCTCGAGGAGGTCCGCGGCCTGCGGCGCGACACGGTAGATGTCGAACGGCGGCCAGGGAATGTGCCAGAAGTGGGCGAGTGCCAGGTCGGGCGCCTCCGCCCGGACCATCGCCGGCGCGAGGGCAAGGTGGTAGTCGTGGAACCAGACGGCCGCATCCCCGTCCCGCGTCTCCTCGAGCACGGCCCGGGCGAAGCGCCGGTTGACCTGCCGGTATCGCGTCCAGTCAGCGGTCCGCAACCGGGTGAGATTTGGCCGCAAATGACATAGCGGCCAGAGGAATTGATTCGAAAAACCGAGATAATAATGCCGAATATCTGCGCGATCGAGCCAGATCCGGTGCAGCGTGTAGCGAGGCGCGTCTACCGGGACGGGCACCCGCCCCGAGCGGTCCGTCACGTCCGCGTCGGCGTTCCCGCTGCCCCACGCGATCCACACGCCGCCGACCGCCTGGAGGAGCGGGTCCAGGGCCGACGTCATCCCGCCCGCGGGCCTGCCGACGACGATCTCCCCGCCGCGCCACCGGTGCTCGTACGGCTCGCGGTTGCTGACCACGACGAGCCGCCTCCCGGGGAACGCCTCCCGGAAGAGCGGTCCTGCGTCGCCCGGACCGAGACGAGGGGGTTCCACCGCCGCCGCCTCCATGGCGTCACAGCCTGAGGCGGCGCCGGCCGGCGTCCACTGCCGAGCGAACCTCGTCCGCCATTTCGCCGAGCCGGTCTCCCGCCGATTCGCGCGCGCTCGCCATGGCCTTGACGAGCTGGCGCCGGGTGCGTCGCCCGCTCTGCGGGGCCAGCAGCAGGGCGATCCCCGCGCCCAGTGCCATGCCGAGGGTCAGCCCGGCCACGAAGCTGAGGGCTCGCCACTCCTCGTCGTAATACATGCCGACCTCCACCTGTCGCGGCAGTTCGAAGAAAGTGCCTCCAATGCCGCAGGGTGCGTGCCGCGGCTGCGCCGCGTTTGCGCACGTCCGCGGCGCGTGCCCGGCGCCGCGCCCCCAGGCGCGGCCTGCCTTGCCGTGGCGAGTGACCGAACCATACGTTCTCCCGGCGGGCCCCGTCAACCGCGCGGGGGCCGGGGCTGGCACCCGTCGTGCATTTCCTCCGCTCCAGGAGCGGCGCAGGGACCGGGACCCGATGCCTGGACGAGAGGCTGGTATGCAGGCAGGATGGATGCGGCTCGTCTCCGAGGCGGCACCGGCCCCTCGCCCCCGGCCTCGTCACCGGCCCCGGCGTTGCGCTGTCGCGCCGGCCCGCCTTGCGGCGTGAACCATGGCCGCGCGCAGCGATCGTGTTCCGGATCGGGCGCACCGCGGCCGCATCCTCGTCGTGGATGACAATCCGGACAACCTCGAGGTGCTCTCGACCCGGCTCCGGTTCTGCGGCTACGAGGTCGAGACGGCCTCGCGCGGCGAAGAGGCGCTGGAGCGGGTGCACGAGCACCCGCCCGACCTGATCCTCCTCGACGTCATGCTCCCGGGGATCGACGGCTACGAGGTCGCGCGCCGGATCAAGGGGGACGAGGCGCTCCCGTTCATCCCGATCATCCTGGTCACCGTCCGGGACACCACCCGGGACAAGGTCGCCGGGCTGGACGCCGGCGCGGACGACTACCTCACCAAGCCGATCGATTTTCCCGAACTCGAGGCCCGGGTCCGGTCCATGCTGAGGATCAAGCGCCTCCAGACCGAGCTCCAGGAGAAGAACCTCGAGCTCGCACAGCTCAGCATCAGCGACGGGTTGACCGGCCTCTACAACCACCGGCACGTCCAGCAGGTCCTCCACGAGGAGTTCGAGCGGGCCAAGCGGACGGGAGAGCCCGTCGCCGTCGTCATGTTCGACCTCGATCACTTCAAGGACGTCAACGACACGTACGGCCATCAGGTGGGCGACCGGGTGCTCCAGGAGATGGCGGAGATCCTGCGGCGCACCGCGCGCGAGATCGACAAGCTGGGCCGCTACGGCGGCGAGGAGTTCATTGCGATCCTGCCCGACACCGACCTCGATGACGGCGCGGTCTTCGCCGAGCGCGTCCGGCAGGATGTGGCCCGCCACCTCTTCCCCGCCGACGGCGAGGCCCTGCGGATGACGGTCTCGGCGGGCGTGGCCGTGTACCCGGACCGGGGCATCACCGACCCCCGAGAGCTGGTGCGCAGGGCGGACCAGGCGCTGTACGCCGCCAAGGCGGCGGGCCGCAACCGCGTGATGCGCGCCGCCGACACCGGAGGGGGCCCGGCGGGGTATTAACCCTGGTTGGATTCGACCGCACGGAGGGACTGCTTTGACCCCAGGGCCCGAGGATCGGACGTCGTCCGGCCCGCCGACCGCCGTGCCCGCCGCCGTCCCGGAGAGCGTGGCCCGGCGCGCCGCGGAACTGAGGAGCATCCTGGAGCAGGCCAACTTCGAGTACTACGTGCTCGATGCGCCGACGCTCCTCGATGCGGAGTACGACAGGCTGCTACGGGAGCTGAAGGAGCTCGAGGCCGCCTACCCCGAGCTGGTGACGCCCGATTCGCCGACCCAGCGGGTCGGCGCCGAGCCCGCATCCCACCTGCAGAAGGTCGCCCACCTGGCGCCGATGCACTCGCTGGACAACGCGTTCAGTGCGGAGGAGCTGCGTGCCTGGGAGGACCGCAACGCGCGCATCGTCGCGGAAGTGCGGGAGGCCGGCTACATGGCCGAGCTGAAGATCGACGGGCTGGCGGTCTCCCTGCTGTACGAGGACGGCGTGCTGGTGCGCGGCGCGACCCGCGGCAACGGCCGCGTGGGCGAGGACGTCACGCGCAACCTGCGAACGATCCGGGACATCCCGGCGCGGCTCCGCACGGACGCGCCGCCGGCGCGGCTCGAGGTCCGCGGCGAGGTCTACATGCCGATCTCCGGCTTCCGGGCGCTGAACGAGCGGCGCGCCGCGGCGGGCGAGCCGACGTTCGCCAATCCGCGCAACGCGGCGGCCGGCAGTCTCCGGCAGCTGGATCCGGCGGTCACGGCATCGAGACCGCTCCGGTTCTTCGCGTTCAACGTGTACGTGGATGACCCCCGAGGCACGGCCGGCCTCGCCAGCACCCAGGCCGAGCTCCTGGAACTCCTCGCCCAGTGGGGCTTCCCCGTCGAGCCTCACCGTCGGCCGTGCCGTGACATCGAGGAGGTCATCGCGTACGCCGCCGAGGCCGAGAAGTGGCGCGAGACGCTCGACTACGCCATTGACGGCGTCGTGGTCAAGGTGCAGCCCCTCCACCTCTGGACCGAGCTCGGCGTGATCGGCGAGCGCGAGCCCCGCTGGGCCATCGCCTACAAGTTCGCGCCCGACGTCGCGGTCACCCGGCTGCTCGACATCCGGATCAACGTGGGCCGCACGGGCTCGCTGAACCCGTACGCGGTGCTCGAGCCCGTCGAAGTCGGCGGCGCGACGGTCAAGCTCGCCACGCTGCACAACTTCGACGACATCGCCCGCAAGGACCTCCGGATCGGGGACACGGTCCTGGTCAAGCGGGCGGGCGAGGTGATCCCGCAGGTGGTGGGGCCGCTGGTCGAGCGCCGCGACGGCAGCGAGAAGCCGTTCCAGGCCCCCGACCGGTGCCCCGGCTGCGGCACGCCCGTCGAGCGGCCTGCGGGCGAGGTGATGGTCTACTGCCCCAACGGCTCGTGCCCGGAGCGCATCTTCTGGAGCCTCGTGCACTTCGCCTCGCAGGAGGGCATGGACATCCGTGGCCTCGGCGAACGGACCATCGAGCAGCTCCTGCGCAAAGGGCTGGTGCGGGACGTCGCCGACCTCTACGTGCTCCGCGCCGAGCAGCTCCTCACACTGGACGGCTTTGCCGAGGTCTCGGCCCGCAACCTGATCGGGGCGATCGACGCCTCCCGCGGGCGCCCGCTCTCCGCGCTGCTCTACGCGTTGGGCATCCGCCACGTCGGCACCCACGCGGCCCAGATCCTCGCCCGCCGCTTCGGCACCATGGAGGCGCTCATGGGCGCGACGGAGGCGGAGCTGGCCGCGATCCACGGAATCGGCCAGACCACCGCCGCGGCGCTCGTCGCCTACTTCTCGGAGCCGAAGAACCGCGACCTCATCCGGCGCCTGCGCGAGGCCGGCGTCAACATGGTCGAGCCGGTGGAGCGGCCGGAGAGCCGGGTGCTCGAAGGCAAGACGTTCGTCATCACGGGCACGCACTCGGTGAGCCGCAAGGAGCTGACCGACCTGATCGAGCGGCACGGCGGGCGCGTCGCAGGCAGCGTGTCGAAGTCCACGGACTACCTCGTCGCGGGCGAGAACCCGGGCTCCAAACTGGAGCGCGCCCGCGCCCTGGGCATCGAGGTCATTGACGAGGCGGCGCTCCGCGCCCTCATCGCCGGCTCGCCGCAGCCGGTGGCGGCAGGCGGCGCGGAACCGCTATCGTTGTTCGACTCCCTGCAACCCGAGAGGAGCTAATGCCCCGCATCACGCCGACGCCCCCGGAGCTGGCGCTCCCCGTCGCCTCCCTCGCCGCGCTGCGCAGGGCGCTCACCGAGGAGGTGGGTCCCGACACCGCCGCCCGCGTGCTCCAGCAAGCTGGCTACGCCGCCGGGGACGCCCTCTTCCCACTCCTCGCCGGCAGGGCCGGCAACAGCCAGGACACGGCCGGCGAGGACGTCGACAAGGCGATCGGTCGGCTCCCCGGCTCCGTCT
The sequence above is drawn from the bacterium genome and encodes:
- a CDS encoding DNA ligase (NAD(+)) LigA; this translates as MPAAVPESVARRAAELRSILEQANFEYYVLDAPTLLDAEYDRLLRELKELEAAYPELVTPDSPTQRVGAEPASHLQKVAHLAPMHSLDNAFSAEELRAWEDRNARIVAEVREAGYMAELKIDGLAVSLLYEDGVLVRGATRGNGRVGEDVTRNLRTIRDIPARLRTDAPPARLEVRGEVYMPISGFRALNERRAAAGEPTFANPRNAAAGSLRQLDPAVTASRPLRFFAFNVYVDDPRGTAGLASTQAELLELLAQWGFPVEPHRRPCRDIEEVIAYAAEAEKWRETLDYAIDGVVVKVQPLHLWTELGVIGEREPRWAIAYKFAPDVAVTRLLDIRINVGRTGSLNPYAVLEPVEVGGATVKLATLHNFDDIARKDLRIGDTVLVKRAGEVIPQVVGPLVERRDGSEKPFQAPDRCPGCGTPVERPAGEVMVYCPNGSCPERIFWSLVHFASQEGMDIRGLGERTIEQLLRKGLVRDVADLYVLRAEQLLTLDGFAEVSARNLIGAIDASRGRPLSALLYALGIRHVGTHAAQILARRFGTMEALMGATEAELAAIHGIGQTTAAALVAYFSEPKNRDLIRRLREAGVNMVEPVERPESRVLEGKTFVITGTHSVSRKELTDLIERHGGRVAGSVSKSTDYLVAGENPGSKLERARALGIEVIDEAALRALIAGSPQPVAAGGAEPLSLFDSLQPERS
- a CDS encoding diguanylate cyclase response regulator — translated: MAARSDRVPDRAHRGRILVVDDNPDNLEVLSTRLRFCGYEVETASRGEEALERVHEHPPDLILLDVMLPGIDGYEVARRIKGDEALPFIPIILVTVRDTTRDKVAGLDAGADDYLTKPIDFPELEARVRSMLRIKRLQTELQEKNLELAQLSISDGLTGLYNHRHVQQVLHEEFERAKRTGEPVAVVMFDLDHFKDVNDTYGHQVGDRVLQEMAEILRRTAREIDKLGRYGGEEFIAILPDTDLDDGAVFAERVRQDVARHLFPADGEALRMTVSAGVAVYPDRGITDPRELVRRADQALYAAKAAGRNRVMRAADTGGGPAGY
- a CDS encoding trehalose-6-phosphate synthase, whose amino-acid sequence is MEAAAVEPPRLGPGDAGPLFREAFPGRRLVVVSNREPYEHRWRGGEIVVGRPAGGMTSALDPLLQAVGGVWIAWGSGNADADVTDRSGRVPVPVDAPRYTLHRIWLDRADIRHYYLGFSNQFLWPLCHLRPNLTRLRTADWTRYRQVNRRFARAVLEETRDGDAAVWFHDYHLALAPAMVRAEAPDLALAHFWHIPWPPFDIYRVAPQAADLLEGLLANDLVGLHVPQFVENFLRCAHEILGAEVDLERGTVVHRGRVTHVQAFPISIDVEGFERFATREGAEEECARIRARYAPRDGQFGIGVDRLDYSKGLPEKLKALDLLWERYPEFRERFSFVQVAVPSRTDIDAYDELTHQVERLAWDINDRWGTRRWRPVRLIKRSLPPERLALLYRAADVCIVSSLQDGMNLVAKEFVASQVDGRGVLLLSQFAGAAEELHSAIEVNPYATEDFAQRIRDALLMSAEERRARMERMRRSLRSIYDWLADVLRVWGAVTPAAGGRRASPESAPVRGARSPVGVDR